The Pelistega ratti genome window below encodes:
- a CDS encoding arginine/lysine/ornithine decarboxylase, translated as MKFRFPIVIIDEDYRADSASGLGIRALAEAIEAEGVEVLAVTSYGDLSSFAQQQSRASAFILSIDDEEFDVDSPEDVALAIKNLRQFIGELRFRNADIPIYLYGETRTSEHIPNDILRELHGFIHMFEDTPEFVARHIIREAKSYLDTLAPPFFRELVKYAQDGSYSWHCPGHSGGVAFLKSPVGQMFHQFFGENMLRADVCNAVEELGQLLDHTGPVAESERNAARIFHADHCYFVTNGTSTSNKIVWHANVGAGDVVLVDRNCHKSILHAITMIGAIPVFLRPTRNNLGIIGPIPLEEFEPDNIRRKIEANPFAREAVNKNPRILTLTQSTYDGVIYNVEMIKEKLGSMVDTLHFDEAWIPHAAFHEFYQNMHAIGEGRPRHKDAVVFATHSTHKLLAGISQASQIIVQESENRQLDRNIFNESFLMHTSTSPQYAIIASCDVAAAMMEPPGGTALVEESIKEALDFRRAMRKVASEYGRDDWWFKVWGPNRLPSEDIGTQEDWILESNAEWHGFGPLAEDFNMLDPIKATIITPGLDVNGTFAERGIPASLVSKYLAEHGIVVEKTGLYSFFIMFTIGITKGRWNTLLTSLQQFKDDYDRNQPLWRVMPDFCKAFPRYERMGLADLCQMVHQAYHEHDVARLTTEVYLSDMIPALKPSDAFNRMVHREVERVGIDDLEGRVTGVLLTPYPPGIPLLIPGERFNKTIVQYLQFARKFNKQFPGFETFIHGLGTEILPDGTERLYVDCLIDE; from the coding sequence ATGAAATTTCGTTTCCCTATTGTCATTATCGATGAGGATTATCGTGCAGATAGTGCGTCTGGTTTGGGTATTCGAGCATTAGCAGAAGCTATTGAAGCAGAAGGAGTAGAGGTTTTAGCGGTAACGAGTTATGGGGATTTAAGCTCTTTTGCTCAACAGCAAAGTCGGGCAAGTGCCTTTATTCTGTCTATTGATGATGAAGAGTTTGATGTGGATTCTCCAGAAGATGTTGCATTAGCCATTAAAAATCTTCGACAATTTATTGGTGAGTTACGCTTTCGGAATGCGGATATTCCTATCTATTTATATGGTGAAACACGCACGTCAGAGCATATTCCTAATGATATTTTGCGTGAATTGCATGGGTTTATTCATATGTTTGAAGATACCCCTGAATTTGTGGCGCGACATATTATTCGGGAAGCAAAGAGTTATTTAGATACTTTAGCCCCTCCTTTTTTCAGAGAGTTAGTAAAGTATGCTCAAGATGGTTCTTATTCTTGGCACTGTCCGGGACATTCCGGTGGTGTAGCTTTTTTAAAAAGTCCTGTGGGTCAAATGTTTCACCAGTTTTTTGGTGAAAATATGTTGCGTGCAGATGTATGCAATGCGGTAGAAGAATTAGGACAATTGCTTGATCATACTGGGCCTGTGGCGGAATCAGAGCGAAATGCTGCGCGTATTTTTCATGCAGATCATTGCTATTTCGTGACAAATGGTACGTCCACCTCTAATAAAATAGTGTGGCACGCTAATGTGGGGGCAGGTGATGTTGTCCTTGTTGATCGTAACTGTCATAAATCTATTCTTCATGCGATTACGATGATTGGTGCTATTCCTGTTTTCTTACGTCCAACGCGTAATAATCTAGGTATTATTGGTCCAATCCCATTAGAAGAGTTTGAACCTGATAATATTCGCCGTAAGATAGAAGCAAACCCTTTTGCTCGAGAGGCTGTCAATAAGAATCCACGTATTCTAACCCTAACACAAAGCACTTATGACGGGGTTATCTATAATGTGGAGATGATTAAAGAAAAATTGGGTAGTATGGTGGATACACTACATTTTGATGAAGCATGGATTCCTCATGCCGCTTTCCATGAGTTCTATCAGAATATGCACGCAATTGGAGAAGGTCGTCCTCGTCATAAAGATGCTGTTGTGTTTGCAACCCATTCAACGCATAAATTATTAGCTGGGATTTCACAAGCATCACAAATTATTGTACAGGAATCTGAAAATCGTCAATTAGACCGAAATATCTTTAATGAATCCTTTTTAATGCATACCTCTACCTCACCGCAATATGCCATTATTGCTTCATGTGATGTTGCTGCTGCAATGATGGAACCGCCTGGGGGAACAGCACTCGTTGAAGAAAGTATCAAAGAGGCATTAGATTTCCGCCGTGCGATGCGTAAAGTAGCCTCTGAATACGGGCGAGATGATTGGTGGTTCAAAGTATGGGGGCCTAATCGTTTACCCTCTGAAGATATTGGAACACAAGAAGATTGGATACTAGAGTCGAATGCAGAATGGCATGGTTTTGGGCCATTAGCAGAGGACTTTAATATGTTAGATCCTATCAAGGCAACGATTATTACACCGGGGCTTGATGTGAATGGGACATTTGCTGAACGTGGTATTCCTGCTTCTTTGGTGAGCAAATATTTGGCGGAACATGGTATTGTGGTTGAGAAAACAGGGCTATATTCTTTCTTTATCATGTTTACTATCGGCATTACAAAAGGACGTTGGAATACTTTATTAACTTCCCTACAGCAATTTAAAGATGATTATGACCGTAATCAGCCTTTATGGCGAGTAATGCCTGATTTTTGTAAAGCCTTTCCTCGTTATGAACGTATGGGATTAGCGGACTTATGCCAAATGGTACATCAAGCGTACCATGAGCATGATGTTGCACGTTTAACGACAGAAGTTTATCTGAGTGATATGATTCCTGCCCTTAAACCATCAGATGCGTTTAACCGTATGGTACACCGAGAAGTAGAACGAGTGGGTATTGATGATTTAGAGGGGCGTGTAACGGGTGTGCTATTGACCCCTTATCCTCCGGGAATTCCTTTACTTATTCCCGGTGAGCGATTTAATAAAACAATTGTGCAATACCTACAGTTTGCACGTAAGTTTAATAAACAATTCCCCGGGTTTGAGACGTTTATTCATGGTCTGGGTACTGAAATCCTACCGGACGGGACAGAGCGACTCTATGTGGATTGTTTGATTGATGAGTAA
- the dcd gene encoding dCTP deaminase codes for MSIKNDRWIREQAQKGMIEPFEPNQVRSINDNKIVSYGTSSYGYDVRCAREFKIFTNINSTIVDPKQFDEKSFIDFEGDVCIIPPNSFALARTVEYFRIPRDVLTICLGKSTYARCGIIVNVTPLEPEWEGHVTLEFSNTTPLPAKIYANEGCAQFLFLGGNEVCETSYKDRGGKYQGQQGVTLPRT; via the coding sequence ATGAGTATTAAAAATGATCGTTGGATTCGTGAGCAAGCACAAAAGGGTATGATTGAGCCGTTTGAGCCTAACCAAGTACGCAGTATTAATGATAATAAAATTGTGAGTTATGGTACAAGTAGTTATGGTTATGATGTCCGTTGTGCGAGAGAATTTAAAATATTTACAAATATTAATTCTACGATTGTTGATCCTAAGCAATTTGATGAAAAATCATTTATCGATTTTGAAGGGGATGTCTGCATTATTCCGCCTAATTCTTTTGCATTGGCCCGTACGGTTGAATATTTCCGTATTCCAAGAGATGTATTAACTATCTGTTTAGGCAAAAGCACTTATGCACGTTGCGGTATTATTGTGAATGTAACACCTTTAGAACCTGAGTGGGAAGGTCATGTTACCCTTGAGTTTTCTAATACAACACCGCTACCTGCTAAAATCTATGCTAATGAGGGATGTGCTCAGTTCTTATTCCTTGGTGGAAATGAAGTATGCGAGACTTCTTATAAAGATCGTGGTGGTAAGTATCAAGGTCAGCAAGGTGTTACTTTACCACGGACATAA
- a CDS encoding translocation/assembly module TamB domain-containing protein: MSGVQVEKFALKLSSVEVYIDNIDLKVQLQDLLTRTVYAKNLAVDNVEVRLLPSTEAKETVSSSSDTLFPQLPINLKADKVALGHFSLLQANAEALPITFSQLEANDFVWNQQVARLDLVNLNTHHKEADSQLKGYIEFSDITQNNLPLNIQLSTQHSTQNPQSFLCMSLPKPVTEMLDDASCALDLQIVAKGNLDALDLTLDGNGKDITIQGQTLLSLSDIIPVHTLQADIAIQNVANIKANAQLQKDSTANRQLVADIVVRQANLNGVMPKSQLNADIHLQANSPSTTQLDTLNTQVNIHDGSLWNGEVTKGTVDLGLDFKEVFSVENAQTLLENLHIHKADIDLSLGKNTLKTEGRLGHEDDIFSLKAQFPTLSTIYQGIGESASAEIYAKGALSKHQLNATVGYTPGKTQDFGSAPITVVLEMQNRLKNLLQDFQWDAEIVALNAQHKDYRLDLEDNLALSFQTGDMLKWSLGKTTFSLRPPQGKTANIVHYASSQEGDRITSSGEAQNITFEKSIYNATWDIQQQADLQAGITIHRQGEQTLGLQANPLANIRQLVVKANSTGQRYHLTAEGEGENTVIHAIVDANMDKPLVLDKADFNITLSDGTQLVGNAVIQPTENQQGDLIDIDLQAQKLVLNKWTTIPLVFNGKIKANAHLSQQQSLVDVKVNATVDEGSTWNKQKLQGKMDVLIKQKSPEVLTAQHYEPSEKLVTRFNPNLYHIEQLDTDIRLGQSLLFTKGSFGQEGDTLLLDVQLPKFADIDPILNGGLMAKGTLSGSMQNHLVDVSAEYALTGQVSAKSSDLIRASVKAEGGWQTLSDQKNGWSGRIQTLDGSYEGYQLNQQKTLDLTVIPMGENDLPEWKVGETIWRVYLTPKDFVDIQQLGSTGQNGQWTTKGAIHGFVFNQRLIDTLNKFMQATESNNGIVIRNQHKVSVPNLVFDVDWDLAFNKALKGTANIVRRSGDFIVPLQQQQLVLGLENLALHLTTEPKGAENSLIHAQLIVDTKEKGDAQLTLQSMLKGLNPDLKGGTQLSAKGGIKDIAWASVFTNDLLSLGGAVNFDLALKSTPQGKWVSSGFLNGEKLRIVEGENGVRLLNGTLEASFHDSTVRVNKLHFPGIIRVTPNEWRTRQWIEENPPAQNGSLDITAEWDIDKSKGFVKTVLDHYPIVQRSDRFAMMSGAVDMDIDLPKIKLDGKVTADAGWASIDISETAPSVDGDVIVLKPNQVQLDAAQSNTSNQLDMRLTVDLGPRFYLVGMGLNSGLIGAITLVQEKGRLTAEGQFRTRGGAIEAYGQRLQIARGEIDFSGNIANPSLNIEAIRRGQEVEAGLRVQGTAKKPKIVLVSYPDVSDVEKLSWLIMGRGPDSSGADLALLFSVGSSLIGGNSEPLYKRVGIDEIGVRSGGVGDTDNILPDRTVADSTAYKGSDEANQLFYATKKFGENWRVSVEQALTGTGTVVRGSYNLMKYLTVDLKFGTLNGLELVYRRIFKD; the protein is encoded by the coding sequence ATGAGCGGAGTACAGGTTGAAAAGTTTGCTCTTAAACTATCATCTGTAGAAGTATATATTGATAATATTGATTTAAAAGTACAGTTGCAAGATTTATTAACGCGTACAGTCTATGCTAAAAATCTAGCGGTAGATAATGTAGAGGTACGTTTATTACCGAGTACTGAGGCAAAAGAAACGGTGAGTAGTTCCTCAGATACTTTATTCCCTCAGTTACCTATTAATCTGAAAGCAGATAAGGTTGCGTTAGGTCATTTCTCTTTATTACAGGCTAATGCAGAGGCACTACCTATTACATTTTCTCAATTAGAGGCAAATGATTTTGTGTGGAATCAGCAAGTTGCTAGGCTTGATTTAGTTAATTTAAATACACATCATAAAGAGGCAGATAGTCAGCTTAAAGGGTATATTGAATTTAGTGATATTACACAAAATAATCTACCGTTAAATATACAGCTATCAACACAACATAGTACACAAAATCCACAATCTTTCCTTTGTATGAGTTTGCCAAAACCTGTTACAGAGATGTTAGATGATGCCAGTTGTGCTTTAGATCTACAAATCGTGGCAAAAGGTAATCTGGATGCATTAGATCTAACACTTGATGGAAATGGCAAGGATATCACGATACAGGGTCAAACTTTACTCAGTCTATCGGATATTATTCCTGTTCATACTTTGCAAGCGGATATTGCTATCCAGAATGTTGCCAATATTAAGGCAAATGCACAGTTACAAAAGGATAGTACGGCTAATCGACAGTTAGTAGCGGATATTGTGGTTCGCCAAGCTAATTTAAATGGAGTCATGCCTAAGTCGCAGCTGAATGCGGATATTCATTTACAAGCAAATAGTCCTTCAACAACGCAATTAGATACCTTAAATACGCAGGTTAATATTCATGATGGTAGTCTTTGGAATGGAGAAGTTACCAAGGGTACAGTAGATTTGGGGTTAGATTTTAAAGAAGTTTTTTCAGTAGAGAATGCACAAACTCTTTTAGAAAATCTTCATATTCATAAAGCAGATATTGATTTATCACTTGGGAAAAATACCCTTAAAACAGAGGGACGTTTAGGGCATGAAGATGATATATTTTCTTTGAAGGCTCAATTCCCTACACTATCCACTATTTATCAAGGTATTGGGGAGTCTGCATCCGCTGAGATATATGCCAAAGGGGCATTAAGCAAACATCAGTTAAATGCCACAGTAGGCTATACGCCCGGGAAAACACAAGATTTTGGGAGTGCTCCTATTACGGTAGTGCTAGAAATGCAAAATCGATTAAAAAATTTATTGCAAGATTTTCAATGGGATGCAGAGATTGTTGCATTAAATGCTCAACATAAAGATTATCGTTTAGACTTAGAAGATAATTTGGCATTGAGTTTTCAAACGGGAGATATGCTTAAATGGTCTCTAGGTAAGACTACTTTTTCACTACGCCCACCGCAAGGAAAAACGGCTAATATTGTCCATTATGCGTCTTCTCAGGAGGGGGATAGGATTACTTCTTCGGGAGAGGCTCAGAATATTACCTTTGAAAAGAGTATTTATAATGCCACTTGGGATATTCAGCAACAAGCGGACTTACAAGCAGGAATAACTATTCATCGACAAGGTGAGCAAACCTTAGGTTTACAAGCAAATCCATTGGCGAATATTCGTCAATTAGTCGTTAAGGCAAACTCAACAGGACAGCGTTATCATTTAACAGCAGAAGGAGAGGGGGAAAATACAGTTATCCATGCTATTGTAGATGCTAATATGGATAAACCATTAGTGCTTGATAAAGCTGATTTTAATATTACCTTATCAGATGGTACCCAATTAGTGGGGAATGCAGTTATTCAACCTACTGAAAATCAGCAGGGGGATTTGATTGATATTGATCTTCAGGCTCAAAAATTGGTACTGAATAAATGGACAACAATCCCTTTAGTGTTTAACGGTAAGATTAAAGCGAATGCCCATCTTTCTCAACAGCAATCCTTGGTAGATGTTAAGGTAAATGCTACTGTTGATGAGGGTAGTACATGGAATAAGCAAAAATTACAAGGAAAGATGGATGTTCTTATTAAACAAAAATCACCTGAAGTGCTTACTGCACAGCATTATGAGCCATCTGAAAAGTTGGTAACACGTTTTAATCCTAACCTTTATCATATTGAACAATTAGATACAGATATTCGTTTAGGGCAGTCTTTATTATTTACTAAAGGAAGTTTTGGGCAGGAGGGGGATACCTTATTGCTAGATGTTCAGTTGCCTAAATTTGCTGATATTGACCCCATATTAAACGGAGGATTAATGGCAAAAGGAACGCTATCAGGATCTATGCAAAATCACCTAGTAGATGTATCAGCAGAGTATGCTCTAACAGGGCAAGTCAGTGCAAAAAGTAGTGATTTAATTCGAGCCAGTGTGAAAGCAGAGGGTGGTTGGCAGACCTTGTCTGATCAGAAAAATGGTTGGTCAGGGCGTATCCAAACACTTGATGGTAGTTATGAAGGTTATCAACTGAATCAACAAAAAACACTTGATTTAACCGTTATTCCGATGGGTGAAAATGATCTGCCAGAGTGGAAAGTGGGTGAAACCATTTGGCGAGTTTACTTAACCCCTAAAGATTTTGTTGATATTCAGCAGCTTGGTTCTACAGGACAAAACGGTCAATGGACAACGAAAGGGGCTATCCATGGTTTTGTATTTAATCAGCGCTTGATTGATACCTTAAACAAGTTTATGCAGGCAACAGAAAGTAATAACGGTATTGTTATTCGTAACCAACATAAAGTGTCTGTCCCTAATCTTGTTTTTGATGTGGATTGGGATTTGGCATTTAATAAAGCACTAAAAGGAACAGCAAATATTGTTCGGCGATCTGGGGATTTTATTGTTCCTCTCCAACAACAGCAACTGGTACTTGGTTTAGAAAACCTAGCTCTTCATTTAACCACAGAGCCTAAAGGGGCTGAAAATAGTCTTATTCATGCGCAATTAATTGTGGATACTAAGGAAAAAGGAGATGCGCAGCTCACATTACAATCTATGCTGAAAGGGCTTAATCCTGACTTGAAAGGAGGGACACAACTCTCTGCTAAAGGGGGAATTAAGGATATTGCTTGGGCTTCTGTTTTTACGAATGATTTATTGTCTTTAGGGGGAGCGGTTAATTTTGATCTTGCATTAAAATCAACACCTCAAGGGAAATGGGTATCATCTGGTTTTTTAAATGGAGAGAAGTTAAGAATTGTTGAGGGTGAAAATGGTGTGCGTCTCTTAAATGGTACATTAGAAGCAAGTTTTCATGATTCAACTGTCCGTGTGAATAAGCTCCATTTCCCTGGTATTATTCGTGTTACACCAAATGAGTGGCGTACACGTCAATGGATTGAAGAAAATCCACCTGCTCAAAATGGTAGTCTTGATATTACTGCAGAATGGGATATTGATAAGTCAAAAGGTTTTGTAAAAACAGTGTTAGATCATTATCCTATTGTACAGCGATCAGATCGTTTTGCCATGATGAGTGGGGCTGTGGATATGGATATTGATTTACCTAAAATTAAGTTGGATGGTAAAGTAACGGCTGATGCAGGTTGGGCAAGTATTGACATTAGTGAAACAGCGCCTAGTGTTGATGGTGATGTGATTGTTCTTAAACCAAATCAGGTGCAATTAGATGCAGCACAATCCAATACGTCAAATCAATTAGATATGCGTTTAACCGTTGATTTAGGCCCTCGATTTTACCTAGTGGGTATGGGGCTAAACTCAGGGCTTATTGGAGCGATTACATTAGTACAGGAAAAGGGACGTTTAACGGCAGAGGGACAGTTTAGAACGCGTGGTGGTGCAATTGAGGCTTATGGTCAGCGACTACAAATTGCAAGAGGGGAAATTGATTTTAGTGGCAATATTGCTAACCCTTCTTTAAATATTGAGGCAATTAGACGAGGACAAGAGGTAGAGGCAGGCTTGCGTGTACAGGGAACTGCCAAGAAACCGAAGATTGTGCTTGTTTCTTATCCTGATGTAAGTGATGTAGAAAAGTTATCCTGGTTAATTATGGGGCGAGGGCCTGATAGTAGTGGGGCAGACTTGGCTTTACTTTTTTCTGTGGGTAGTTCATTAATTGGTGGTAATTCAGAACCTCTTTATAAGCGAGTGGGTATTGATGAGATTGGTGTTCGTTCGGGAGGGGTTGGTGATACGGATAATATTCTACCTGATAGAACGGTGGCAGATAGCACTGCCTATAAGGGATCTGATGAGGCGAATCAGCTTTTCTATGCGACTAAAAAATTTGGTGAAAATTGGCGAGTGAGTGTAGAGCAAGCCTTGACAGGTACGGGTACGGTAGTTAGGGGTAGTTATAATCTGATGAAATATTTAACGGTGGATTTAAAATTTGGTACGTTAAATGGTTTAGAGTTGGTGTATAGACGTATTTTTAAAGATTAA
- a CDS encoding NAD(P)/FAD-dependent oxidoreductase → MMCAAQLGAKGYKVRLIDHAHKLAEKIRISGGGRCNFTNIGATWENYVSKNPRFARYALNEYTPQDFLSLLKSYGVTWHEKHRGQLFCDESSEVIIHVLFQECQKRKVKWHMPCSVLSVQQYDEGFILDTSEGLFQASHLVMATGGMAAPAIKSTDFGLGIARQFGLKVVEPRPALVPLIFDGEEWAAYRELAGISLEACIATGLDKKAVSFIEDILFTHKGLSGPGILQISSYWDGHSPLYLNLCPDKDLAKVLTEQKQGSKQQLLTVLSHYLPKRLAEHFLQQQGLKETLNWAEVPDKQLRQLALAIQSWQIQPKGTAGYKKAEAMRGGVDTAELNQKTMESKKVPQLYFIGEVVDITGWLGGYNFQWAWSSAVACARGIGVSARYSINVT, encoded by the coding sequence ATGATGTGTGCTGCTCAGCTAGGTGCAAAAGGATATAAGGTTAGACTTATAGACCATGCCCATAAGTTAGCAGAAAAAATTAGAATTAGTGGGGGTGGTCGGTGTAACTTTACGAATATAGGGGCAACATGGGAGAATTATGTTTCTAAAAATCCTCGGTTTGCTAGATATGCACTGAATGAATATACCCCTCAAGATTTTTTATCTTTACTAAAATCATATGGGGTAACTTGGCATGAAAAACACCGAGGGCAACTCTTTTGTGATGAAAGTAGTGAGGTAATTATCCATGTGCTTTTTCAAGAGTGCCAAAAGAGAAAAGTGAAATGGCATATGCCTTGTTCAGTATTAAGTGTTCAGCAATATGATGAAGGATTTATATTAGATACAAGTGAGGGACTTTTTCAGGCAAGCCACTTAGTGATGGCAACGGGTGGTATGGCTGCACCAGCGATTAAATCGACTGATTTTGGTTTGGGTATTGCTCGTCAATTTGGTCTAAAGGTGGTAGAGCCTCGTCCTGCACTTGTTCCTCTTATCTTTGATGGGGAAGAGTGGGCTGCTTATCGGGAATTAGCAGGGATTTCTCTGGAGGCATGTATAGCCACTGGGTTAGATAAGAAAGCAGTAAGTTTTATTGAAGATATTTTATTCACACATAAAGGATTATCTGGACCGGGGATATTACAGATTTCTTCTTATTGGGATGGTCATTCGCCCTTATATCTGAATTTATGTCCTGATAAGGATTTAGCCAAGGTTCTTACTGAGCAAAAGCAGGGGAGTAAACAACAATTATTAACGGTACTTAGTCATTATTTACCTAAGCGTTTGGCAGAGCATTTTTTACAACAACAAGGGTTAAAAGAAACACTTAATTGGGCAGAAGTACCTGATAAGCAGTTACGACAATTAGCATTAGCTATTCAATCATGGCAAATTCAGCCTAAAGGTACAGCAGGTTATAAAAAAGCAGAAGCCATGCGTGGAGGGGTAGATACGGCAGAGCTTAATCAAAAAACGATGGAGAGTAAAAAAGTTCCTCAACTGTATTTTATTGGTGAGGTGGTAGATATAACCGGTTGGTTAGGTGGATATAATTTCCAATGGGCTTGGTCTAGTGCAGTGGCGTGTGCGAGAGGGATAGGGGTGTCTGCTCGTTATTCCATTAATGTTACTTAA